The Nicotiana tabacum cultivar K326 chromosome 14, ASM71507v2, whole genome shotgun sequence genome contains a region encoding:
- the LOC142168980 gene encoding uncharacterized protein LOC142168980: MIFSGDEVNGVTFLVAKKTKISITHGKRIREVSEDDIIFIEEDSNGLLLPDTDALVIFLNVLDFKIKRVLVDLGSSTNIIQWRVLEQAELTGNIAPATKLLTGFNLTSVTTRGEILLPIHAKGVTKTTLFEVVDGDMGYNVILGRPWIHEIKVVPSTNHQLLEFATPEGIKQIRGDQPTAREINAVTVSSSKGTETRK, translated from the coding sequence atgatctttagTGGAGACGAAGTAAATGGGGTGACATTTTTGGTAGCAAAGAAGACAAAGATATCGATAACTCATGGCAAGAGGATCAGAGAGGTCTCAGAAGATGACATCATCTTTATAGAAGAAGATTCTAATGGACTTCTTCTACCAGACACTGATGCTCTGGTAATTTTtcttaatgttttagatttcaaaattaagcGTGTTTTGGTTGATCTAGGAAGTTCAACCaacatcatacaatggagagttttGGAGCAAGCGGAGTTAACCGGAAACATAGCTCCAGCAACAAAACTTCTAACTGGGTTCAATTTAACGAGTGTAACGACTCGGGGAGAAATCTTATTGCCAATACATGCTAAGGGAGTAACGAAGACTACCTTgttcgaagtggtagatggtgACATGGGCTATAATGTAatccttggaaggccatggatacatgaAATTAAGGTTGTACCTTCAACAAACCATCAGCTGTTGGAATTTGCCACACCAGAAGGGATCAAGCAGATCAGAGGAGATCAACCAACTGCAAGGGAGATTAATGCAGTGACTGTTTCCAGTAGCAAGGGCACAGAAACTAGAAAATAG